The following nucleotide sequence is from Leptolyngbya subtilissima AS-A7.
TACGTAGCCACGGCGTTTACCGCGTTTCTCAATTTGCTTTACTACATCATTTTGATCAACCGCCGCCGCTAGATCCGTGCTGCCATAGCCACTTGAGCTTCCACCACCAAATTTCACGCGGGCATGGTCGAGATCACGGGCAGGGGTAGCTTGAGGTGAGGGTGGGGCGATAGGAAATCGCACGGTGTTGCTGATTCTGGCTCATGAAGGTACTCTCCTCAGCGGGCCAAAAAGTATTCCATTAATTTTTGATGGCTCCAAAAGCGATCGCTCGCAACCGATAGAATGTGGCCTAGTCAGCGATCGCGACGATCAAGGGCTATCCTCAATGCGCTCTAAGAGGCGATTCACCGGGGCAAACAGCATGGCCTGTGGTGAATCGGCCCAAGCAGATGGTTTATCCTAGACCAAGGCCGCTTCAATGGCAGGGCCATGCAGCAACCAACCTCAGGATGGTGCTGTAAGTCTGAACCGCAGGCGGTTGAGAGCCTGCTGCTGTCCCGATTTTGGGCAGCGATCGCCCACTGGTGGCCCATCTAGCGGGCTAACCTTACCCTTACCCAGAATCAGGTGCCCATGAAAATTGCAATTACTGGAGCCACGGGTTTCGTCGGCAGCCGTCTGGTAGAACGGCTCCAGGCCGATGGCCACACGGTGGTGGTGCTCACCCGCAGCATCGACCATGGCCGCCGGGTATTTCCTCAAGCCGCCTTCCCCAAGGTGGAAGTGGTAGCCTATAGCCCTCTGGAGTCAGGAAATTGGCAAACGAACATACTCTCGGGCTGCGATGGCGTGGTCAACCTGGCTGGGGCCCCAATCTCAGAGCGCTGGAGCGATGAGCACAAGCAGGCGATTTTAGCTAGTCGCAAGGTGGGCACCGAAAAGCTAGTCGAGGCCCTAGCTAAGGCCGATCCCAAACCCAGCGTGTGGGTAAATGCTTCGGCCATTGGCTACTACGGCACCAGCGAAAGCACCACCTTTGACGAAACCAGCACCCCCATCGAAAATGACTTTCTCTCCCAAGTGTGCCAGGCCTGGGAAGGGGCGGCTCAGTCGGTTAAAGACTACGGCACTCGTCTAGTCATTTTACGCTTTGGCATTGTGCTGGGTATGGGCGGAGCGGTGGCCAAAATGCTCACCCCCTTTCGCATGTTTGCCGGTGGGCCGATCGGCAGCGGTCGCCAGTGGTTTTCGTGGATTCACCGCGACGATCTGGTGAGTCTGATTGTGAAAGCGCTCAACGATCCCCAAATGGAAGGAATTTATAACGCTACCGCCCCCAACCCAGTGCGCATGGCCGAGTTCTGCAAAACCCTGGGTAAAGTTCTCAATCGCCCTTCTTGGCTACCAGTGCCTGACTTCGTTCTAGAAGCCATTCTGGGCGACGGGGCCCAGGTAGTGCTAGAAGGGCAGCAGGTCTTACCTAAGCGCACCGAGGCCAGCGGATTTACCTACCACTACGCCCAGGTTAAAGACGCCCTGGACGAGATTGTTTAAGTCAGAAATTTAAAGTTCAAAACCCCAACCATTCCATGGATATCGGTGAACTGCGCCGTGACTATAGTCAGCGGGGATTAGACCTCCCTGATCTCAACCCCGACCCCTTTGCCCAATTTGAGCTGTGGTTTCAGCAGGCCCGTGAGGCTGAGTTATTAGAGCCCAATGCGCTGGTGCTGTCTACGGTGTCTCCAGCAGGGGCTCCCTACCAGCGCACCGTACTGCTCAAATATTTCGATCGCGACGGCTTTGTCTTCTTTACCAACTACGGCAGCCGCAAGGCGCAGCACATAGCTGAGAATGCCCAGGTTTCAATGCTGTTCCCGTGGTATTCCTTGGAGCGGCAGCTGACGATCGCCGGCCCCGCCAGCAAAATTTCGGCGGCAGAGTCGCTGCGCTACTTTTCGTCGCGCCCCCGGGGTAGTCAGCTGGGGGCTTGGGTATCGCAGCAGAGCAGCGTGATCGCCTCACGGCAGATGCTAGAGATGCAGTTTGAGAAGATGAAGGAAAAGTTTCTCAATCAGGAAGTACCCCTACCCGACTTTTGGGGGGGATACCGGGTCAAGCCCACCAGCTTTGAGTTTTGGCAGGGGCGACCCAGCCGCCTCCACGACCGATTCTTGTATAGCTGGCAGGAGGATGAGTGGGCGATCGCCCGGCTCTCTCCCTAGACCAACAGGCTAAAATCCACTCGCTCATAGATATCCATCATGGGCAGGCGGGCATCGGTAATCGCCAGCTCTACCACTGAGTCGAGCCCGCTCTGAGCCGTCATGCCCCAAAGGTGTTCCTCGGCGCGATAAAACTGCTCCACCCGGGCCTCAGTCTGGTGCACAAACAGGTAGGCTTGCAGGTAAGGAATCGCCCGGCAGTGGCGAAACATGCGGCTGCGCTCGGGCAACGTGGCAGCTTCTGGATCGTAACTCGGGGTCGGCCCTGCTAGGATTTCGAAGATGACGCAGGGGTTGAGCAATCTATCAGCCTGACCATTGTGGAGCAGAGGTTCGCCAGCCACCACCAGCAGATCGGGGTAAATCCCTTTACCTTGCTCTGGCAGCCAAACTTGTACTCCGCGGGGCAGCACCTCGTAGAGGCTGTGGCCACAGGTAACATCCATCAGGCGCATAAGATTGCGTAAAATGCGCCCCTGGTTCACTGAACTGTCACTCATCCTCGTCTTCAGCCTCGCCCCCTACCACCACATTGCGAATGCGTAAGCTGGGGCCTCCACAGCCTACGGGCAGCCCATTCTGCCCACCCTTGCCGCAGCCCCCCGACTCATCCCAATAGAAGTCGTCGCCGATCGCTTCAATATCGGCCAGGGTGCGAAACACATTGCCCGATAGGGTAACATCGCGCACGGGCTCCGCCAGCTTACCGTTGCGAATCATCCAGGCTTCCCCGGCGGTAAAGGTAAACATTTCGCCATTGGTCATGCCCTCCAGCCAGTTGCGGGCATAGACGCCTTCTTTAATGTCAGCAAACAGGTCATCAACTGGAGTGGTGCCCCGCTCAATCCAGGTGTTGGTCATGCGTACCAGGGGCGAGTAGTGATAGTTGAGGCAGCGGGCATTGCCCGTGGGCTGCTCACCCAGCTTACCCGCCGTTTCGCGGGAGTGCAGTCGCCCTACCAAAACGCCATTTTCAATTAGCTGAGTAGTGGTGGCGGGGGTACCCTCGTCGTCGTAAAAATAGCTGCCCCGGTGGCCCTGGGGAGCAGCGCCATCAAAAATTTGCAGGCTGTCGGGGCCAAACCGCCGGCCCAAACTCATTGACTCCAGCAGATCAGGGTTTTCGTAGGCCATATCGGCTTCTGACAGGTGACCAAAGGCCTCGTGAACAAACAGTCCGGTCAAAATTGGGTCGATCACCACATCGTAGGCGGCGCCCCGCACAGATGGTAGATCCAGCGCCGCAACTGCCCGTTGGGCGGCTCCCCTGACTTGACCATCCAGATCCTCTAAATCTTCGTAAGCCTTACGCGAGCCAGTGGTTTCACGCCCGGTCTGTACAGTGTTGCCGTCGCGGGCGGTGGCGGCAAAGCGCATTTCCATATCTGACCAGGCCTGATCGATCAGAGTGCCTTCGGAGGTAGCTAGGAGCACCCGTTGAGCTACATCGTTGTAGCGTACAGACGTGGTAGCGATCCGGCTGTCGATGCTCTGGAGCAGGTCAGCATAGTGATTGCACAGGGCCTTTTTGCGGGCTAGGGAAATTTGGCGTGGGTCGGTGCCGGTAAGAGGCAATTGGCGGGTGATTTGTACGGGGTCTACGGGGGCCAGCAGGGTTTCGTCATGGCCGACTAGGCGAGCGGCAGCGATCGCGGCTTCGACGCAGGGGGCCAAGCTCTCTAGATCATTGAAGCTAGCAAAGCCCCAGCCCCCCCGGTAGCAGGCTCGCACATGTCCTCCGATCGCGATCGCCTCGCTGAGGGTTTCTGCCTGCCCACCCCGCAAAAAAATGTCGGTGCCCTCCGACTGCTCTAAGCGAATGGCCAAATAGTCTACGCGGGGACCCCAACGATCGCATAACTCCTGCACCCGAGTCTTTGCCTGGTCAATCGCTTCTACCATATCCATGCCCCCAAGCCTTTCCCCAAATGTATCATTCAGAAGACCCTGTCCCCAGGCTAGAATCACAGGTATGACAACAGACTTTGACTACACCCTACCCCCAGCCGTACGGCGTATTTCAGGCTCCTTTCGCGTAGTGGGCTGGATCAGCTTTTGGGTACAGATAGTGCTAGCGGCAATCTCCAGCCTGGTGCTAATGTTTGCCCTAGT
It contains:
- a CDS encoding TldD/PmbA family protein; protein product: MDMVEAIDQAKTRVQELCDRWGPRVDYLAIRLEQSEGTDIFLRGGQAETLSEAIAIGGHVRACYRGGWGFASFNDLESLAPCVEAAIAAARLVGHDETLLAPVDPVQITRQLPLTGTDPRQISLARKKALCNHYADLLQSIDSRIATTSVRYNDVAQRVLLATSEGTLIDQAWSDMEMRFAATARDGNTVQTGRETTGSRKAYEDLEDLDGQVRGAAQRAVAALDLPSVRGAAYDVVIDPILTGLFVHEAFGHLSEADMAYENPDLLESMSLGRRFGPDSLQIFDGAAPQGHRGSYFYDDEGTPATTTQLIENGVLVGRLHSRETAGKLGEQPTGNARCLNYHYSPLVRMTNTWIERGTTPVDDLFADIKEGVYARNWLEGMTNGEMFTFTAGEAWMIRNGKLAEPVRDVTLSGNVFRTLADIEAIGDDFYWDESGGCGKGGQNGLPVGCGGPSLRIRNVVVGGEAEDEDE
- a CDS encoding Uma2 family endonuclease — protein: MSDSSVNQGRILRNLMRLMDVTCGHSLYEVLPRGVQVWLPEQGKGIYPDLLVVAGEPLLHNGQADRLLNPCVIFEILAGPTPSYDPEAATLPERSRMFRHCRAIPYLQAYLFVHQTEARVEQFYRAEEHLWGMTAQSGLDSVVELAITDARLPMMDIYERVDFSLLV
- the pdxH gene encoding pyridoxamine 5'-phosphate oxidase, whose amino-acid sequence is MDIGELRRDYSQRGLDLPDLNPDPFAQFELWFQQAREAELLEPNALVLSTVSPAGAPYQRTVLLKYFDRDGFVFFTNYGSRKAQHIAENAQVSMLFPWYSLERQLTIAGPASKISAAESLRYFSSRPRGSQLGAWVSQQSSVIASRQMLEMQFEKMKEKFLNQEVPLPDFWGGYRVKPTSFEFWQGRPSRLHDRFLYSWQEDEWAIARLSP
- the thyD gene encoding thylakoid membrane protein ThyD, with translation MKIAITGATGFVGSRLVERLQADGHTVVVLTRSIDHGRRVFPQAAFPKVEVVAYSPLESGNWQTNILSGCDGVVNLAGAPISERWSDEHKQAILASRKVGTEKLVEALAKADPKPSVWVNASAIGYYGTSESTTFDETSTPIENDFLSQVCQAWEGAAQSVKDYGTRLVILRFGIVLGMGGAVAKMLTPFRMFAGGPIGSGRQWFSWIHRDDLVSLIVKALNDPQMEGIYNATAPNPVRMAEFCKTLGKVLNRPSWLPVPDFVLEAILGDGAQVVLEGQQVLPKRTEASGFTYHYAQVKDALDEIV